A region from the Desulfoglaeba alkanexedens ALDC genome encodes:
- a CDS encoding argininosuccinate synthase, whose protein sequence is MKVEKVVLAYSGGLDTSIILKWLIQTYDCQVVAYAADLGQGEELDGIEAKALKTGAVKARVEDLREAFVRDFVFPAYRANAIYEGQYLLGTSIARPLIAKRQVEIAAEEGADAVSHGATGKGNDQVRFELTYMALNPALKIIAPWREWDFKSRQSLVDFAAKHGIPVPVTREKPYSCDRNMLHISYEGGVLEDPWREPDPGMFVLTADPEAAPDRPEVIEIDFERGDPVAVNGERLSPAALLRRLNALGGKHGIGRADVVESRFVGMKSRGVYETPGGTLLQAAHRAVESITMDREVMHIRDSLIPKYAQLIYNGFWYAPERELLQGMIDLAQENVWGTARLKLYKGACTVIGRKSDRSLYEPSFATFEEDDVYDQSDATGFIRLQALRLKIASRVRRRAARR, encoded by the coding sequence ATGAAAGTCGAAAAAGTTGTGCTCGCCTACTCCGGAGGACTGGACACATCGATCATCCTGAAATGGCTCATCCAGACCTACGACTGCCAGGTGGTGGCCTACGCCGCGGACCTGGGCCAGGGGGAGGAACTGGACGGGATCGAGGCCAAGGCGCTGAAAACCGGCGCGGTCAAGGCCCGCGTCGAAGACCTCCGGGAAGCGTTCGTCCGTGACTTTGTGTTTCCGGCCTATCGGGCCAACGCCATCTATGAGGGCCAGTACCTTCTGGGAACGTCCATCGCCCGCCCGCTCATCGCCAAGCGCCAGGTGGAAATCGCCGCGGAAGAAGGGGCGGACGCGGTGAGCCACGGAGCGACGGGGAAAGGAAACGACCAGGTCCGATTCGAGCTCACCTACATGGCCCTCAACCCCGCCCTGAAGATCATCGCTCCGTGGCGCGAATGGGACTTCAAGTCCCGGCAGTCCCTGGTGGATTTCGCCGCGAAGCACGGAATCCCCGTCCCCGTGACCCGTGAGAAGCCCTACAGCTGCGATCGGAACATGTTGCACATCAGCTACGAAGGCGGCGTGCTGGAAGACCCGTGGCGGGAACCCGATCCGGGCATGTTCGTGCTGACGGCGGATCCCGAGGCCGCCCCGGATCGGCCGGAAGTCATCGAAATCGATTTCGAACGCGGCGACCCGGTGGCGGTGAACGGGGAGCGCCTGTCTCCGGCGGCCCTGCTTAGGCGGCTGAACGCATTGGGCGGAAAGCACGGCATCGGGCGCGCCGACGTGGTGGAAAGCCGCTTTGTGGGCATGAAGTCCCGGGGGGTCTACGAAACCCCCGGCGGCACCCTGCTTCAGGCCGCCCACCGCGCAGTGGAATCGATCACCATGGACCGGGAAGTCATGCACATCCGCGATTCTCTCATTCCCAAGTACGCGCAATTGATCTACAACGGCTTCTGGTACGCGCCGGAAAGGGAACTCCTCCAGGGCATGATCGATCTCGCCCAGGAAAACGTCTGGGGTACCGCCCGGCTCAAACTCTACAAGGGCGCCTGCACAGTGATCGGGCGGAAGTCGGACCGTTCGCTCTACGAACCCAGCTTCGCCACCTTCGAGGAAGACGACGTGTACGATCAGAGCGACGCCACAGGCTTTATCCGCCTTCAGGCCCTCCGCCTGAAGATCGCCTCACGGGTGCGCCGCCGGGCGGCCCGCCGCTGA
- the lysA gene encoding diaminopimelate decarboxylase, producing MHHFHYRDGELFCEDIPLTRMVEELGTPCYVYSHATLRHHFEVFDGAFAPMDHLTCFSVKANSNLAVLSLLGKLGGGVDIVSGGELFRARRAGIPPERIVYSGVGKTREEIDAAVGQGILMFNIESSQELEALNARAEALGRRARIALRVNPDVDPKTHPYITTGMQSNKFGIDVETAIKEYRRAASFPHLDIVGVDCHIGSQLTDVAPFVDALERLKTLIGRLREIGIAVKYLDLGGGLGITYDRETPPHPEEYAGAVMERLKGLDGTLILEPGRVIVGNAGILVTRVLYTKQTVSKNFVIVDAGMNDLIRPSLYGSYHHIQPVRDEGRDTHVVDVVGPICESSDFLARDRELPMVKPGDLLAVMSAGAYGFTMASNYNSRPRPPEVLAHGTHYHVIRRRETWKDLVALEFVPDFLKRS from the coding sequence ATGCACCATTTCCACTACCGCGACGGTGAGCTCTTCTGTGAGGACATCCCCCTGACGCGGATGGTCGAAGAACTGGGGACGCCCTGCTACGTCTACAGTCATGCCACCTTGCGGCATCATTTCGAGGTCTTCGACGGCGCCTTCGCGCCAATGGATCATCTCACCTGCTTTTCCGTGAAAGCAAACTCCAACCTGGCGGTCCTCAGCCTTCTCGGCAAACTGGGCGGCGGCGTGGACATCGTGTCCGGGGGGGAGCTGTTTCGGGCGCGCCGCGCGGGAATTCCTCCGGAACGGATCGTGTATTCGGGGGTTGGAAAAACGAGGGAAGAAATCGACGCGGCCGTGGGTCAGGGCATCTTGATGTTCAACATCGAGTCGTCCCAGGAACTGGAAGCGTTGAACGCCCGCGCCGAGGCGCTGGGCCGGCGCGCTAGGATCGCCCTTCGCGTGAACCCGGACGTGGATCCCAAGACGCACCCGTACATCACCACCGGCATGCAGTCCAACAAGTTCGGGATCGATGTGGAAACGGCGATCAAGGAATACCGGCGAGCCGCCTCGTTTCCTCACCTGGACATCGTGGGCGTGGATTGCCACATCGGCAGCCAGCTCACGGACGTGGCGCCATTCGTGGACGCCCTGGAACGGTTGAAGACGCTGATCGGGCGGCTTCGGGAAATCGGAATCGCCGTGAAGTACCTGGACCTGGGCGGCGGCCTGGGCATCACCTACGACCGGGAAACGCCGCCGCACCCCGAAGAATACGCCGGGGCCGTCATGGAGCGGCTGAAGGGCCTGGACGGCACCCTCATTTTGGAACCGGGGCGCGTGATCGTCGGAAACGCCGGGATTTTGGTCACCCGCGTCCTGTACACCAAGCAGACGGTCAGCAAGAACTTCGTCATCGTGGACGCCGGAATGAACGACCTGATCCGGCCCAGCCTTTACGGTTCCTATCACCACATTCAGCCGGTCCGGGACGAGGGGCGGGACACGCATGTTGTGGACGTGGTGGGACCCATCTGTGAATCTTCCGATTTTCTCGCTCGAGACCGGGAACTTCCCATGGTGAAACCGGGGGATCTGCTGGCGGTGATGAGCGCCGGGGCGTACGGGTTCACCATGGCGTCCAATTACAACAGCCGGCCGCGCCCGCCCGAGGTGCTGGCCCACGGCACCCATTACCACGTGATCCGTCGGCGGGAAACCTGGAAAGACCTGGTGGCGCTGGAATTCGTTCCGGATTTTTTGAAGCGGTCATGA
- the argF gene encoding ornithine carbamoyltransferase, with translation MKRDLLTLWDLTADEIRRLLHRAHAVKRSWKEGNLEPTLARKTLGLLFTKPSTRTRVSFEAAMHRLGGCCTFLTSRDTQLSRKEPLSDTARVLSRYLDALVVRTYAQEDVETLARYAAIPVINGLTDLCHPCQVLSDLMTVEEARGSLENLHAAWIGDGNNVAHSWIAAAARLGFTLTLACPDGYLPQAAVLERARSEGQGTVRLGSDPKEAVAGADVINTDVWASMGQEAEAAERKRIFAPFQVNAALLETAPPHALVLHCLPAHRGEEITDDVLEGPRSVVFDQAENRLHLQAALLEWLITGA, from the coding sequence ATGAAACGGGACCTGCTGACGCTTTGGGATCTCACCGCGGACGAAATAAGGCGGCTGCTCCATCGGGCGCACGCCGTAAAGCGCTCATGGAAGGAAGGAAACCTCGAGCCCACCCTGGCGCGAAAGACCCTCGGCCTGCTCTTCACCAAGCCGTCGACGCGAACGCGGGTCTCTTTCGAAGCGGCCATGCATCGGCTGGGAGGCTGCTGCACGTTTCTCACGTCCCGGGACACGCAGCTTTCCCGGAAGGAACCGCTTTCGGACACGGCCCGGGTGCTTTCGCGCTACCTGGACGCCCTGGTGGTCCGGACCTACGCCCAGGAAGACGTGGAGACGCTCGCCCGGTACGCCGCCATTCCCGTCATCAACGGACTCACGGACCTCTGCCACCCGTGCCAGGTCCTGAGCGACCTCATGACCGTGGAAGAAGCCCGGGGATCCCTGGAAAACCTCCACGCCGCCTGGATCGGAGACGGAAACAACGTGGCCCATTCCTGGATCGCGGCCGCCGCAAGGCTCGGGTTCACCCTGACCCTCGCCTGCCCGGACGGCTACCTCCCCCAGGCCGCCGTCCTGGAACGGGCCCGATCGGAAGGCCAAGGCACGGTGCGGCTTGGTTCCGATCCGAAGGAAGCGGTGGCTGGGGCCGACGTGATCAATACGGACGTCTGGGCCAGTATGGGCCAGGAAGCCGAGGCGGCCGAACGGAAGCGGATCTTTGCGCCCTTCCAGGTGAACGCGGCGCTCCTGGAAACCGCTCCGCCCCATGCGCTTGTGCTCCATTGCCTTCCCGCGCACCGCGGCGAAGAAATCACCGACGACGTCCTGGAAGGACCCCGGTCGGTGGTCTTCGACCAGGCGGAAAACCGCTTACACCTCCAGGCGGCTCTCCTGGAATGGCTCATCACGGGCGCCTGA
- the dapB gene encoding 4-hydroxy-tetrahydrodipicolinate reductase, with translation MLRIAVAGVAGRMGSRIAQLVAEAEDLELAGVFERPDHPLVGKDVREAAGGAAAGRAIASSIGEVLEGCDVVIDFTSARSSLENLEAAAAAGRPMVIGSTGFSRDDLSRAAALAARIPCVLAPNMSVGVNVLFKVVADAARLLGTDFDVEIVETHHRFKKDAPSGTALKLAQVIAEALNRDLEAAGVFSRHGMIGERPKDAIGIQTLRGGDIVGEHTVLFAGMGERIEITHRAHSRDNFARGALQAARWVAAQPPGLYDMQHVLGIKTRL, from the coding sequence ATGCTACGAATCGCCGTGGCCGGCGTGGCAGGCCGCATGGGTTCGCGGATCGCCCAGCTGGTGGCGGAAGCCGAGGACCTGGAACTGGCGGGAGTTTTCGAGCGCCCCGATCACCCGCTGGTGGGCAAAGATGTCCGGGAGGCGGCGGGAGGCGCGGCGGCGGGGCGCGCCATCGCTTCCAGCATCGGCGAGGTGCTCGAAGGCTGCGACGTGGTGATCGACTTTACGAGCGCGCGATCGTCTTTGGAAAATCTGGAAGCGGCGGCGGCGGCGGGACGGCCGATGGTCATCGGATCTACGGGTTTTTCCCGGGACGACCTTTCCCGAGCCGCCGCACTGGCCGCCCGGATCCCCTGCGTGCTGGCCCCCAACATGAGCGTCGGGGTGAACGTACTCTTCAAGGTGGTCGCCGACGCGGCCAGGCTCCTGGGAACGGACTTCGACGTGGAAATCGTGGAAACCCACCACCGGTTCAAAAAGGACGCGCCCAGCGGCACCGCACTAAAGCTGGCTCAGGTGATCGCCGAAGCCTTGAACCGTGACCTGGAAGCGGCGGGGGTTTTTTCCCGCCATGGGATGATCGGGGAACGGCCGAAGGACGCCATCGGGATCCAGACGCTTCGAGGCGGCGACATCGTGGGGGAACACACCGTCCTTTTCGCCGGGATGGGGGAGCGGATCGAAATCACGCACCGAGCCCACAGCCGCGACAACTTCGCCCGCGGCGCCCTCCAGGCGGCCCGATGGGTGGCGGCGCAGCCGCCCGGCCTCTACGACATGCAGCACGTCCTGGGTATCAAGACTCGGCTCTGA
- the argH gene encoding argininosuccinate lyase produces the protein MAEKLWQGRFEQPTNRMVEEYTASIHFDSRLYRYDIQGSIAHCRMLADCGIISHDEASLIVQGLGEILREIERGELKLEASQEDIHMAVEHRLMQKIGEVGGKLHTARSRNDQIALDMRLYMRDVIQHCRKLLVDVQESILVLVKQHLGVVMPGFTHLQHAQPVLLSHHLMAYYEMFGRDDERLAECHRRTNVMPLGSAALAGTTFPIDMERTARYLNFPKVIRNSIDAVSDRDFLIEFCAAAALVMAHVSRLAEELILWSSTEFGYVTMSDAFCTGSSIMPQKKNPDIPELMRGKTGRVYGNLMALLTLVKGLPLAYNRDLQEDKEAVFDTVDTVVQTLSVLSKLLPELRFDRERMKEMAAQGFTLATDLADYLVSRGVPFRKAHHVIGQLVQYCLQKDKDLRDCTVEELKQFHKAFDVDVFLLLDVATAVDQRLSQGGTATSRVEEAVQRAEAELAARKKALTNGANV, from the coding sequence ATGGCCGAGAAGTTGTGGCAGGGCCGCTTCGAGCAGCCGACCAACCGGATGGTGGAAGAATACACCGCTTCCATCCATTTCGACTCCCGGCTTTACCGTTACGACATTCAAGGCAGCATCGCCCACTGCCGCATGCTGGCGGACTGCGGCATCATTTCCCACGACGAAGCGTCCCTCATCGTTCAAGGCTTGGGGGAAATCCTTCGGGAAATCGAGCGCGGTGAACTGAAGCTCGAAGCATCGCAGGAAGACATCCACATGGCCGTCGAACACCGCCTCATGCAGAAAATCGGGGAAGTGGGAGGCAAGCTTCACACCGCTCGGAGTCGAAACGATCAGATCGCTCTCGATATGCGGCTCTACATGCGCGACGTCATCCAACACTGCCGGAAACTGCTCGTCGACGTCCAGGAATCCATTCTGGTCCTGGTCAAACAGCACCTGGGTGTGGTCATGCCCGGCTTCACCCATCTGCAGCACGCTCAGCCGGTGCTCCTGTCTCACCACCTGATGGCCTATTATGAAATGTTCGGCAGAGACGACGAAAGGCTGGCCGAATGCCACCGGCGCACCAACGTGATGCCGCTTGGAAGCGCCGCGCTGGCCGGCACCACCTTCCCCATCGACATGGAACGCACCGCCCGGTACCTCAACTTCCCGAAAGTGATCCGAAACAGTATCGACGCAGTGAGCGACCGCGACTTCCTCATCGAATTCTGCGCCGCCGCCGCTCTGGTGATGGCGCACGTGAGCCGCCTCGCCGAGGAATTGATCCTGTGGTCCTCCACGGAATTCGGCTACGTCACCATGAGCGACGCCTTCTGCACGGGTTCGAGCATCATGCCGCAGAAGAAGAATCCTGACATTCCGGAACTGATGCGCGGTAAGACCGGCCGCGTCTACGGGAACCTCATGGCGCTGCTTACCCTCGTCAAAGGCCTGCCTCTGGCTTACAACCGGGACCTCCAGGAAGACAAGGAAGCCGTCTTCGACACCGTGGACACGGTGGTTCAGACCCTTTCGGTGTTGAGTAAGCTGCTTCCGGAACTCCGGTTCGATCGCGAGCGCATGAAGGAAATGGCCGCGCAGGGCTTCACGCTGGCCACAGACCTGGCCGATTACCTGGTGAGCCGTGGGGTTCCCTTCCGCAAGGCCCACCACGTCATCGGACAGCTGGTGCAGTACTGCCTTCAAAAGGACAAGGATTTGCGGGACTGCACCGTGGAGGAGCTGAAGCAGTTTCACAAAGCGTTCGACGTAGACGTCTTCCTGTTGCTGGATGTGGCGACGGCCGTGGACCAGCGCCTGTCTCAGGGCGGGACGGCGACGTCGCGTGTGGAAGAAGCCGTTCAGCGGGCCGAAGCGGAGCTTGCGGCCAGGAAAAAGGCATTGACAAACGGCGCGAACGTGTGA
- the dapA gene encoding 4-hydroxy-tetrahydrodipicolinate synthase, with the protein MFTGAFVAIVTPFKDGRIDETALRDLVEFQIANGSHGIVPCGTTGESATLAFEEHERVVEVVLEQVNGRVPVVAGTGSNNTAEAIRLTKHAKECGANGALMISPYYNKPTQEGLYRHFKAVADSVDIPIIVYNIPGRTAVNIEPETIARLAEIPNIVGVKEATGSMKQITDIIRLCGDDFTVLSGEDYITFPLLAVGGKGVISVVSNVAPKDMADLCTLYLEGKVREARDLYYRVLPLCHALFYETNPAPVKAALKMMGKIASDEVRLPLVPMQPANRERLKKVIEDYGLI; encoded by the coding sequence ATGTTCACTGGGGCGTTTGTGGCCATTGTGACCCCTTTCAAGGACGGCCGCATCGATGAAACCGCGCTTCGCGATCTGGTCGAATTCCAGATCGCAAACGGCAGTCACGGGATCGTACCCTGCGGCACCACGGGTGAATCCGCGACGCTCGCTTTCGAAGAACACGAGCGCGTAGTGGAAGTCGTGCTGGAACAGGTGAACGGGCGCGTCCCGGTGGTCGCGGGGACCGGTTCCAATAATACCGCCGAGGCCATCCGGTTGACCAAGCACGCCAAGGAATGCGGTGCGAACGGGGCGCTCATGATTTCGCCCTACTACAACAAGCCCACTCAGGAAGGGCTGTACCGGCATTTCAAAGCCGTGGCCGACAGCGTCGACATCCCCATCATCGTCTACAACATCCCGGGGCGGACCGCGGTCAACATAGAACCGGAAACCATCGCCCGGCTCGCCGAAATCCCCAATATTGTCGGCGTCAAGGAAGCCACCGGGTCCATGAAACAGATCACGGACATCATCCGCCTGTGCGGGGACGACTTCACGGTGCTTTCCGGCGAAGACTACATCACGTTCCCGCTACTCGCCGTGGGCGGAAAGGGCGTCATTTCGGTGGTTTCCAACGTGGCGCCCAAGGACATGGCCGATCTGTGCACGCTTTACCTGGAAGGCAAGGTGCGGGAGGCCCGCGACCTTTACTACCGGGTCCTTCCTCTTTGCCACGCCCTTTTTTACGAAACCAACCCGGCCCCCGTGAAGGCGGCGCTCAAGATGATGGGAAAGATCGCCTCCGACGAAGTCCGGCTGCCGCTGGTTCCCATGCAGCCGGCCAACCGGGAGCGGCTGAAGAAGGTCATCGAAGACTATGGGCTCATTTAG
- the folK gene encoding 2-amino-4-hydroxy-6-hydroxymethyldihydropteridine diphosphokinase has translation MPLDRTRRERIPGPPAGAEELKPRLRRAAVGFGSNQGDPAAACLRAVARFREEPDVKVVAVSSLYRTEPVGFTEQDWFLNGVMLLETSLDAGALLELAQRIEQELGRVRRQRWGPRTIDLDLLFCGDEVLDLPELTLPHPRLHERRFVLVPLAEVAPDWKHPVLGKSVSDLAGEVPVDGQQVRLWKRT, from the coding sequence ATGCCTCTCGACAGGACCCGCCGTGAAAGGATTCCCGGGCCGCCGGCCGGCGCGGAGGAACTCAAGCCGAGGCTTCGCCGGGCGGCCGTGGGATTCGGAAGCAACCAGGGCGACCCGGCGGCGGCCTGCCTTCGCGCGGTGGCCCGGTTCAGGGAGGAACCGGACGTGAAGGTCGTGGCGGTTTCATCCCTCTACCGCACGGAACCCGTGGGTTTCACCGAACAGGACTGGTTTCTGAACGGCGTGATGCTGCTTGAGACGTCCCTGGACGCCGGAGCGCTCCTGGAACTGGCTCAGCGCATCGAACAGGAACTGGGCCGCGTTCGGCGGCAGCGGTGGGGGCCGCGGACTATCGACCTGGACCTCCTGTTTTGCGGCGACGAGGTGCTCGACCTCCCGGAACTGACTCTGCCGCACCCGCGGCTTCACGAAAGGCGGTTCGTGCTGGTGCCGCTGGCCGAAGTGGCGCCCGATTGGAAGCATCCCGTTTTGGGAAAAAGCGTATCGGACCTGGCCGGGGAAGTTCCCGTGGATGGTCAGCAGGTCCGCTTGTGGAAGCGAACGTGA
- a CDS encoding LL-diaminopimelate aminotransferase, whose protein sequence is MSMSLQFATRLKQLPPYLFQEIDRLKAELKAKGVDVINLGVGDPDLPTPKPIIERLKQAAEDPANHQYPSYSGMDRFKHSVARWYGKRFGVDLDPATEVLTLIGSKEGIAHLPLAFIDPGDLALVPSPAYPVYHAATLFAGGESHYLPLYRENGFLPNLDAVSGDTARRTKLLFINYPNNPTGAVAERDFFEKVVSFAREHGVIVCHDAAYTEMAFDGYRPMSFLEVPGAKDVGIEFHSLSKTYSMTGWRLGFAVGNARVLAGLGQVKSNVDSGAFNAIQIAGIEALEGDQGCVAEMQRVYQERRDVLVAGLRRVGLDVEPPKATFYVWCPTPKGYTSAEFTARLLKEAGIVTTPGSGFGEAGEGYIRMALTVTKERIEEAVARIEKLSL, encoded by the coding sequence ATGTCCATGTCATTGCAATTTGCGACTCGGTTGAAGCAACTCCCCCCCTACCTGTTCCAGGAAATCGACCGCCTGAAAGCCGAGCTCAAGGCAAAGGGCGTGGACGTCATCAACCTGGGCGTGGGCGATCCGGACCTGCCGACGCCCAAGCCCATCATCGAGCGGCTTAAGCAGGCCGCCGAAGACCCGGCCAATCACCAGTACCCGTCCTATTCGGGGATGGACCGTTTCAAGCACAGCGTGGCCCGATGGTACGGCAAGCGCTTCGGCGTGGACTTGGACCCGGCGACGGAAGTGCTCACCCTCATCGGGTCCAAGGAAGGGATCGCCCATCTTCCGCTGGCTTTTATCGACCCGGGGGACCTCGCCCTCGTGCCCAGCCCCGCCTACCCCGTCTACCACGCGGCCACCCTCTTCGCCGGTGGGGAATCCCACTACCTGCCCCTTTATCGGGAAAACGGCTTCCTGCCGAACCTGGACGCCGTCTCCGGCGACACGGCCCGCAGAACGAAGCTCCTGTTCATCAACTATCCCAACAATCCCACCGGCGCCGTCGCAGAACGCGACTTCTTCGAAAAAGTCGTTTCGTTCGCCCGGGAACACGGCGTCATCGTCTGCCACGACGCGGCTTATACGGAAATGGCCTTCGACGGCTATCGGCCCATGAGCTTCCTGGAAGTCCCGGGAGCCAAGGATGTGGGGATCGAGTTTCATTCGCTGTCCAAGACGTACAGCATGACCGGCTGGAGGCTGGGGTTCGCCGTAGGAAACGCCCGGGTGCTGGCCGGCCTGGGGCAGGTGAAAAGCAACGTGGATTCCGGCGCGTTCAACGCGATTCAGATCGCCGGGATCGAGGCGCTGGAAGGCGATCAGGGGTGCGTCGCCGAGATGCAGCGGGTCTACCAGGAACGCCGGGACGTGCTGGTGGCCGGGCTGCGGCGCGTGGGCCTGGACGTCGAGCCGCCCAAGGCGACCTTTTACGTGTGGTGCCCGACGCCCAAAGGGTATACGTCCGCCGAGTTCACCGCGCGGCTTCTCAAGGAAGCCGGGATCGTCACGACCCCCGGCAGCGGCTTCGGCGAAGCCGGAGAAGGCTACATCCGCATGGCCCTCACCGTCACCAAGGAACGGATCGAGGAAGCAGTGGCGCGAATCGAAAAGCTTTCGCTTTGA
- the dapF gene encoding diaminopimelate epimerase, with the protein MGGTLSFPLPFTKMTGSGNDFIIVDNRDLGIDTGDCRELVRSACRRKFSVGADGMIFLEDDPDVDFRWRFFNADGSEAEMCGNGARCVARFARVKKIVQNDVLAFRTLAGVIEAAVIGRRVKVKMTAPEGLERDVTLTVRGRQLTMDCINTGVPHAVILMETEKALEGADVFDLGRAVRRHAWFEPAGTNTNFAYVRGPQAVIVRTYERGVEDETLACGTGAIASVLAAASRGLVSSPVEVFTRSGETLTVHFQHSGSRFHDVFLEGDARIVYEGRLWDETLS; encoded by the coding sequence ATGGGCGGTACACTCTCCTTTCCTCTGCCCTTCACCAAGATGACGGGAAGCGGAAACGATTTTATCATCGTGGACAACCGGGACCTGGGGATCGATACCGGGGACTGCCGGGAACTGGTTCGAAGCGCGTGCCGCCGGAAGTTTTCCGTCGGCGCGGACGGAATGATCTTTCTGGAAGACGATCCGGATGTGGATTTCCGGTGGCGCTTTTTCAATGCCGACGGGAGCGAGGCGGAGATGTGCGGCAACGGGGCGCGCTGCGTGGCCCGTTTCGCACGTGTCAAGAAGATCGTCCAAAATGACGTGTTGGCCTTTCGCACTCTGGCCGGCGTGATTGAAGCCGCGGTGATCGGAAGGCGGGTCAAGGTGAAGATGACCGCCCCGGAAGGCCTGGAGCGCGACGTCACGCTGACGGTTCGGGGGCGGCAGCTCACAATGGATTGCATCAACACGGGGGTCCCCCACGCGGTGATTCTCATGGAAACCGAAAAGGCGCTGGAAGGGGCCGACGTGTTCGATCTCGGGCGCGCCGTGCGGAGGCACGCCTGGTTTGAGCCGGCGGGAACCAACACGAACTTCGCCTACGTTCGAGGGCCGCAGGCCGTCATCGTCCGCACCTATGAACGGGGCGTGGAAGACGAAACCCTCGCCTGCGGAACCGGGGCCATCGCTTCGGTCCTGGCGGCGGCTTCCCGAGGCTTGGTTTCTTCCCCTGTGGAAGTGTTCACCCGAAGCGGCGAGACCCTCACCGTTCATTTCCAGCATTCAGGATCCCGATTCCACGATGTTTTTCTTGAAGGCGACGCCAGAATCGTTTACGAAGGCCGGCTTTGGGACGAAACCCTGAGCTGA